In the Triticum aestivum cultivar Chinese Spring chromosome 2B, IWGSC CS RefSeq v2.1, whole genome shotgun sequence genome, NNNNNNNNNNNNNNNNNNNNNNNNNNNNNNNNNNNNNNNNNNNNNNNNNNNNNNNNNNNNNNNNNNNNCGATGGAGCTTTATTCTCCTTCCTTTGAGCTTGGTTTAGTCCCAGCGGTAGTATCGCTCAAGAGCctcaggcggcagtaccgctccgcagcggtagtaccgcctgggggtcctcggccgtagtaccgctgcggtaccgggctcctaccgcctcgattcgagggggtcgcctctcgtgtcggattgtgcggcactaagctgcggtagtagaagcggtagtaccgccctaccaccacgGCAGTACCGCACATGGTCCAAGTCCTGCTCAATTTTGTGCCATCCCAAACTGCACGACAGTACCGCTagggggtgcggtagtaccgctgccccctgtggtagtaccgccctctgcggggctgttttggggggtaacggttggattgtcccccccactataaaaggaggtcttcttcttcaaagttgacttacctcttccctcCAAGCTctattgttgctccaagctccatttttgcctgatctctctccctagccaatcaaacttgttgatttgctcgggattggttgagaaggtcccaatctacacttccaccaagagaaatttgattccccccactaatccatagcggatcttgttactcttgggtgtttgagcaccctagacggttgaggtcacctcggagccatagtccattgtggtgaagcttcgtggtgtcgttgggagcctcctattcagttgtggagattgccccaaccttgtttgtaaaggttcggtcgccgcctccaagggcaccaatagtggaatcacagcatctcggattgtgtgagggcgtgaggagaatacggtggccctagtggcttcttggggagcattgtgcctccacacctctctaacggagacgtacttccctttaaaaggaagggaCTTCAGTaccacatcctcgtctccatcgattccccttttggttatctctcacctttacttgtgcaagcttaccttgtgttgcatctcttgcttgcttgtgtgcttgttgttattgcatcatataggttgctcacctagttgcatttctagacaacctactttgatgcaaagttgaaattggtaaagaaaagctaaaaattgttagttgcctattcacccccccccctagtcaactatatcgatcctttcaacaatGGATGTAGAGTTTACCCCTTCTGGCATAATTCCAGTAACAAAAAAGTCCTTCACCGCTGCAATCACGTCGTCTCTGACAGTACTCCAATTCCGCTGAAAAAACCTCGCGGGGAAACCATCTGGCCCAGGCGCCTTAAGTGGTCCTATTTGGAACATTGCATCCGCTATCTCCTTATCAGAAGAAGGAGCACATAGTTTATTATTGTCCACCTCAGTCACCATTGGCTCCAAGAGATCCAGAACCGGGCCTGCTTCAAGAGTTGCACCCGCCGAGAAAATCTCATGAAAATATTTGTTTGCAATCTCACTCATCGTCGTAAATTCAGAATGCACCACTCCAACACTATCAGTTAATTGTCTGATTTTGTTTTTCCTTGCCCTCCACACCGCCTTATTCTGGAAAAACTTTGTATTCCTATCCCCCTCTTTCAGCCATGAGATCCTCGATCTTTGCAGCCACATCATCTCCTCTTGGTATAGTAATTCATTCATTCTATCTGTCACCCTGCGAATATACTGCTGATCCGCATTCATGTGCATAAGCTCCTCAAGCTGGGTTCTGGATTTTGCAAGTTCCCTTGTAACATTACAGAATTTCCTGCCCCATGTGTCGAGCGAAATCATGGTCTTTGACAGGGCGTCCCGCAGCTGGGCAAGGTTGCGGACACCCCCCACCGCATCCCATGCCTCCTTAATCACCTCCAGCAGCGTACCATCACTCTCCCAAAATAGTTCATACCTCCTCGGTTTTGCACCCGATGGCCCTAGGTCGGCTGAGGCCTTGAGCAATAACATTATATGGTCTGAACATGGTGAAGGAATATGCGAAACAATAGAAAAAGCAAACATGTTCCTCCACACACTTCACATCTCCCTCTCTCATAAATAAATTTGTGTGTTTAATTTTTGGCTTCAAACAAAAAAAGGGTCATGTATTTTGAACAAAATGTCTGATTACAAAATCGTTTTGACTTCCTTCTTTGTTTTGACGAAATCTTTGAATCAAGATCACCGCTGAGTATTTGAAAATTAATATTTTTGGCCTTTTCAAACTTAACTCGAAACTTGGCTGCAACACTTACACATTATGTAATTTGTCGGTTAGAAATATTGCCTCTCTCTCACACACGTGGGTCCTGCATGCACATGCTTCCAGTACATCCGAGTCTAGtttcaaaaaggaaaaagaaaagaatataACATTTTCAACATTGATCTTATTTTGAAGATCTCATCGATAAAAATCTAAACGGATCTGAAACCGAACCCTTTTTCTGTTCGGGCCAAAGAAATAAACATACAGATTTTTTATGGGAGTGTGTGCTGTGAAGTGTTGGTTAATTTGTACAAAGTGCAAGGTTGTCTATGCACAAAAGATATAGTCCAACTTTTGACCAAACTCTGGCTCATTACCTTTTCATCTAAGGGTCCAGAATCCACTTCTGGCTCATTACTTACTTTTTGATCtgtattttttttttgagaaacacttTCTCATCTAATATAGGCAGCAGAGTTTGATCCAAATTCGTTCGCTGTTGCAAGTTGGCAGCCAAAACTTGCATTCCAAGTAAACCTTTTGAGACAAAGCCTGGAAGGAGGCCCGTTCTGTGGAAGCTCAGTAGGCCCAGCCCAGCGGCTCGTCAGTCCGCTTCCGCTGCCATACCCCATCCTTCCTTGTGATCCGGCCATCTCTCCGCTGTTCTACCCTTGCTGCTTCCTACCCTCTCTTGCCGCCTCTGCTGTGAGCGAGCGAGCGCGAGGAATGGAGGCGAGGCGGGAGATCGCCAAGCGGGCGCGCACGGCCGGCACGGTGAGAGCACCCTACCACCGACCCCCTANNNNNNNNNNNNNNNNNNNNNNNNNNNNNNNNNNNNNNNNNNNNNNNNNNNNNNNNNNNNNNNNNNNNNNNNNNNNNNNNNNNNNNNNNNNNNNNNNNNNNNNNNNNNNNNNNNNNNNNNNNNNNNNNNNNNNNNNNNNNNNNNNNNNNNNNNNNNNNNNNNNNNNNNNNNNNNNNNNNNNNNNNNNNNNNNNNNNNNNNNNNNNNNNNNNNNNNNNNNNNNNNNNNNNNNNNNNNNNNNNNNNNNNNNNNNNNNNNNNNNNNNNNNNNNNNNNNNNNNNNNNNNNNNNNNNNNNNNNNNNNNNNNNNNNNNCGATTCGTGTTCCCGAGCGCGCCCGCCGATTTGGGGTGCGTCGGTGCGTGTCTCGGTCGCCGCGAGCAGTTTTTGAGCGAGGGTTTCGGGGCTGCGACGCGAGCCGTGGTTGTTCCCCTCCGTGCTGTCTCGCGTGAGCTTGATCTGCTCTGCTCGTGCTCGTGCGTGCGTTGGTCTCGCTATTTGGTTCTGATGAGTTGTTCGTCTGTTCCCTGGCGGTGGTGGGCGACTggggatttttatttatttttggctTGGGGAGATTTCGAATTCGACCCCGATCGACCTCGGCATTTTGGGCGGAGCGTGTGATGGAGAGCAGAGCATTCGAGTCGAATTGGGGATGGGGTTTCCACTTCGTGTTCGAATTTCGACACTGGTCTGATGGGATGTGGGTGTGCCTCGCTGATTTGCGATTTCCGCTCCAGTGTTTTGTTCCCTCGCTGATGAGGAACTGCTCATCGATGTTTGGAGTTTAATTCGAGTTTGTGCCGTCAACTAAAAGCTCCACGCGTATGTGCAGAGCAACGACGACGACGCCGGGAGCCAGGGGAGcgcgggaggggcggcggcggcgtcctccaGGGCCGACGTGAGCACCGGCGCGGCGGAGATGGACGGGGAGGAGTTGGCcgtcgtggcggcggcggaggctgagGTGGCGGGCTCGGCGGAGACGGAGGAGCACGTCCAGCGCATCCTCCTCGCCATCGACAACTTCACCCGCAAGGTCCACTGGCCTCTtcaccctctcctcctccatcgaTCCCGCCTTGATCGGCCAGCGATGACCTGGCCGGAGACATGAACGATTGGCGGGTGGCATTGCATTGCAGGTGTCGGAGATGCTGGACTCCGGGCGCGCCATGTTCAAGGACCTCGCCGCCGACTTCGAGGACCGCCTCTGCACGTGAGAAACTCGCCGCAGCAAGCAGCATCACACCGCCGTGCTTCGCTCCTCGGTTGCCCATCACCTGTTTGCTGTATTGCCTTGCAGGATCCACAAGGAGAGGGTGGAGAAGTGGGAGGAGGAGATCCGGGAGCTGCGCGCCCGTGACGCCGCCAACGAGCAGACCCGCGCCGTCCTCCACAACGCCCAACTCCAGCTCTTCCACATCCGCGAATAGTCAGTCGAGTTCAGTCTGCTTCGATCAGCTAGCTGTTCCACACATCTTCAGCAAAGGCAAGACATCCAACAGCACTGTCTGCATGCAACAGCAGCAGCTCccctgtttcttctgcatgctttcTGCTGTATATCTTTCTGAACTTATCAGCACAGCTATATTAACAAGTCCAGTTTGATGTAGTACTACTAATACTGTATGCTCGTATGAATCTGCCACCTGCAGTGAGTTGCCACTTCTGAATCTGAACATGAATGCCTTGCACTTTAGTTGAATACACACCTGTCTTCAGGAACTCTTTCATGTTTGCGATGCGTTTCGCCTGTTCCAATGCATGGTGGAACCTTGATGTGTGATGCTTTCCTGTCGAATCGTGTCACGGTGTCAGCACATTCTCAACCTTACTACATGTCTCAATCTGGGAACATAAATCATGAGACTAGTTCACAGACAGTGGTACTTTGTTAtgtttaattttttatttttttgcgcaAGTTATGTTTGGTATTGATGAATGATGATATACAGAGATAAACAGGGGAGAGGACCTAGTACCTTATTGCAGAAATAATTGTTTTACGAACTGGAGATTCCTCCATAATCTTTAGAAGTGTTGTTCTCTTGTTCGAAAAGGCATTTTCGGGATACTTATCATCATTGTCATTTCCACTGCAGTCCACAAGAATCTGTAGTGTAACAGTACCAATGTAAAATGTAATCACTCTAGGAGAACAATACCACATGATACCAATACCATTGTTTTATGCAATTACATATCTTAGTTGTTTGTATCGTATGCAAAAAATATTAAAATTGTACATGATATCAGTAGCAGCAAGAGATATGTCACTTGAGGAGTATTTCTTAGAAGCATTTTCAGAAAGTATATGCAGCATAGTAAAAGGTTATAGAAATTAAGAAGGTGAGCAATCAGCTGATGCAACAGTAATCAACTGATGAAACACTTGTTTAAAGCCTTCTTCACTAAATAAAATATCGACTTCATCGAATCGAACACAGCACTGCAATTAGGGGGAACAATGTATTAACTTAGGTCTTAGGCTATCTAGTGCATCCACTTATTTTTCTCTCTCTTCAACTTCAAACATGACTGGAAAAAGGAGCAGCCATACTATCTGAGGTTATTTAGCTGCACAAAAGCCTTCCTGAAGCAGAAGCAAGAAACGATCAGGTGTTGCTATAAGTACATCTAGCTCTTCATCAAGGCTTTTAGCTGCGTCTTATGTCGAAATCCGCCGTTTGCAACCATAGTAGACCTGAAGGGAACCCCAGATTTTGATATTGAGCGGCAATTCTGAAGGACCTGTACTTAGAGAAATGACTCAACAGGTTATTCCATGGTTATTTTCCTCAAATTCGTATTAGAACCATCATAAAGCCCCAGCAACATCACATTCAGCAAGTAGTATAGTATACCTGAGAAGAAAGTTCAGCAGTAGGTGCAAAATATTATGACTCGTGGGTTCCTGGGAGATGATCTGTGGATCCCATAGCTTCTCCCTTAAATTTTGAACTTTAGGACAAAAATATGAATCATCGTCGGCTTTGTATTGCCTCATGACAGAATTCCGAGAACACATGGCCCTAGTCCTCTCGTCCCCGACAAAGTTCCTTCTTCCAGAATTGCTTCcctcttcatcagaatcagcagaAGATAGCTCATTAGGCTGGGCGATGCTTGTGCGGCCAGAAGTGCACTCTCTCTTGAAGCTGGGCTGCTGATCTCCTAGCTAAAGCTTGCACTTTCTGCGACTTCAGTCTTACGAAGCTCCCGACGCCTGGGGCACTTCTGCCATTCTCTGCACCTGTAGTGCCAAATATCGCTCCATCTTCAGGAAAAGTACGGATGTCACTCAAAACGCTACAAATGTCATGGAATAAAAACATTTTGACTAAATTTATCTCTGAAATGAACAAACTTTTCAAAGATTCGCCTAACGAATTTGAAATTTCCAAATTGGCGGCCACAGTTCGGCGAACCTTTGGAGGTAGAGTGGTCGGCGGTGATCCTGGAGAGGCCCGCCACCGTCGTCGACGCCGCCCCACACGATGATGCTCTTCCCAGTGCACCGATCAACGAGCCGGTACCGCAATGTTTAAGTTTAAATTTGGTTTTGTAATCGTTGATGATATCAAGCAAAGCACTTGCCATCCCCCAAGTCCCCAAATTTAATCCAAGTCAACACAGGATTAGGGCCCAGTGGACAATGTTTTAAGTACTCCCTCTTGTTCACTTACATTTCAGACAATGCACAAAACAGCCCATCTTGTTCACTCACTCCTATATTCCTGCCTGACGCGCTTCTAGCTGATGACTAGGATGGTTGCTAATCAAATGAGATGCATAGTTCACAAGTTGCATACTTCGGGTGACACAGGGGGGAACAACTCCACCATCCTCGTTGTTCCCATGAAACTTCACAATCACAAGATTTCTGCCCAACTATTTGTTTATAAACCTCTTACAGTCTTTCAGAATTCAATAGGTCATCAAAACAACATACATCATTGAAATACAAAAGGCCTGGCGCGGTTTCAGGCGTTTCCAGGAGTACCATTTTATTGAAGAAACTCTCTAGTGACATATTGTCCTTGCATCTCTCTGAACCCAGAGTGCTCTACTGTTCTCTAACTTTAACAGCTTAAATTAACATCAGGAAATCAAACGAGTCATGATTTCACTAGCATTAACTCTTCCAGTTCACTGCACAGTGCTCCTCCAATTGCTCACccgaacaatgtccggctccggTTCCTTTCCAGCCGAGCCTCCCTCTGTGAACAATGAAATACAAAAGCAATGTGAGATACAACTCTCAGAAAAAGGAAGCTGTAGGAAGCAGCGACCTAGCATATGTACAAAGAACTGTTCAGTGTTATCCACATAGAAGGAAAAAGTCCTGTTTAAAAGCGAAATTCGGATAAACATTATTTCAGAGCATTTGTTCAGGTAACCTGAAATCTAATTGGTATTTGAATAAAGTATATGTCATGTAGACTTGCTAAGAAACCCAGAA is a window encoding:
- the LOC123046938 gene encoding uncharacterized protein; translated protein: MEARREIAKRARTAGTSNDDDAGSQGSAGGAAAASSRADVSTGAAEMDGEELAVVAAAEAEVAGSAETEEHVQRILLAIDNFTRKVSEMLDSGRAMFKDLAADFEDRLCTIHKERVEKWEEEIRELRARDAANEQTRAVLHNAQLQLFHIRE